Proteins encoded by one window of Gemmatimonadota bacterium:
- a CDS encoding response regulator transcription factor, producing the protein MPDRLRVLVADDHRMFREALERSLADVYDVVPGGSTIAEVDAAFRRGGFDVAILDLSWGTEGSVNQYLPRWYGMQPAVRVIIVTAIDEWFLGQAMLEGGAHGFLGKRSDFAEVFDAVDAVAKGETYMGRDLHPPPRRSPRAANHDLPIVALRILEFLAHGLNRNEIAKALHIDVRTVDYHIGSSARSSGLVVGSAPNGRSSLHASARRPPMGLPSN; encoded by the coding sequence GTGCCTGATCGCCTCCGCGTCCTAGTTGCCGATGATCACCGCATGTTCCGCGAGGCGTTGGAGCGCTCGCTCGCCGATGTCTACGACGTCGTCCCGGGCGGATCCACCATCGCCGAGGTGGACGCGGCATTTCGTCGTGGCGGATTCGACGTCGCAATTCTCGACCTGAGTTGGGGTACCGAAGGATCCGTAAACCAATATCTGCCGCGGTGGTACGGAATGCAGCCCGCCGTGCGTGTCATCATCGTGACCGCGATTGACGAGTGGTTCCTGGGCCAGGCGATGCTTGAGGGCGGGGCCCATGGCTTTCTGGGCAAACGCTCCGACTTCGCGGAGGTATTCGACGCCGTCGATGCTGTTGCGAAGGGGGAAACCTACATGGGGCGTGATCTGCATCCGCCGCCACGCCGTTCCCCGCGTGCCGCGAACCACGACCTGCCAATCGTCGCGTTGCGGATTCTCGAGTTCTTGGCGCACGGACTGAACCGGAATGAGATCGCCAAGGCACTTCACATCGATGTCAGAACCGTCGACTACCACATCGGAAGCTCCGCAAGATCGTCGGGATTGGTCGTTGGGAGCGCCCCAAATGGCAGGAGTTCTTTGCACGCATCGGCGCGAAGGCCGCCGATGGGCCTTCCTAGCAATTGA